The following coding sequences are from one Pristis pectinata isolate sPriPec2 chromosome 18, sPriPec2.1.pri, whole genome shotgun sequence window:
- the pde6gb gene encoding phosphodiesterase 6G, cGMP-specific, rod, gamma, paralog b: MAANPLEIQPNLKAQEMALSLEPPKHAGEIKSATRVTGGPATPRKGPPKFKQRQTRQFKSKPPKKGVQGFGDDIPGMEGLGTDITVICPWEAFSHLELHELAQYGII, translated from the exons ATGGCAGCAAACCCCTTGGAAATTCAACCAAACCTGAAAGCACAAGAGATGGCTCTCTCTCTAGAACCACCGAAACACGCGGGAGAAATTAAATCAGCCACACGAGTAACTGGAGGACCAGCAACTCCTAGGAAAGGACCACCAAAGTTCAAACAGCGGCAAACAAGACAGTTTAAGAGCAAGCCGCCAAAGAAAGGAGTACAAGg GTTTGGTGATGACATTCCTGGAATGGAAGGATTAGGCACAG ACATCACTGTCATCTGCCCCTGGGAGGCCTTCAGTCACCTGGAACTACACGAACTGGCACAATATGGTATCATTTGA